AGAAGGCCCGCATCCTGGCCATGGACGAGCGGGCGCTCATCCGCGACCCGGCGCTTCTGAAAAAAAGCGGCGCGGTCCTGGGCCTGACCATCCTGGGCTTTACCCTGCACGGCTTTCTCGGCTTTGAGCCGGCCACCGTCGCCCTGCTCGGAGCCGCCACCTTGCTGCTTATTTCCGGAGAGGACCCGCAAAAGATATTCGAGGAAGTGGAATGGCCCACCATCTTCTTTTTCATCGGGCTTTTCATCATCATCGGCGGCACAGTCAAAGCCGGGCTGATCGAGGTGTTTTCCCAAAAGGTCATTGCCCTGACCAACCCCACCAAGGACTCCATGTTCATGCTGTCCATGGTCATGGTCTGGTTTTCCGGCATCGCCTCGGCCATCGTGGACAACATCCCCTTTGTGGCCACCATGAACCCGCTTCTGGCCGAACTGGCCGACAAGGTCCTGGGACCGGCCACCGGACTGAGCGGTCCGGCCCTCTACACCCATCCGACCATGCTGCCGGTGTGGTGGGCCTTGTCGCTTGGGGCCTGTCTTGGCGGCAACGGCACGGCCATCGGGGCCTCGGCCAACGTCATCGTGGTCGGGCTGTCGGAAAAAAGCGGGCACAAGATCACCTTCGGCCGGTTTTTCAAATATGGCGCGCCTGTGACCCTTGGCACCATCATCATTTCCATGGGCTACATCTACTTGCGTTACTACGTGCTCGGCTGGTAGCCCGGAGCGGATGAACGTCCTCCCCCGGCCGGCCGGCCGGTATCTGGCCGCACTGTGCCTGTCGGCCCTGGCGGTGCTGGCCTTTTGGGGCTACCTGCGCACCGGCGCAACCACCAGCGACGACCTCGTGTACGAACAGGCCGTCATCACCCACAGCCTGGGTACGCTGTGCACCGAGCTGGCCACCCGCTCGGGCCGCTTCCACCACTACCTGCATGTGGGCCTGACCAGCCTGCCGTATTCTATCGACAGCCTGCCGGCCCGAAAGGCCCTGTCGCTTGGCGTCGCCCTGGCCGTCGTGGCTGCCCTGGCCGCCCTGGCCGCCCGGCTGGCCGCCAGCCCCGTCCTGGGCTTCCTTGTCGCCACCCTGGGCCTGTCGCTTTACCAGGACAACTGGCACCACAACATCCTGACCGCCTATCCGCTGGTGTTCGATGCCGGCATGTTGTGGCTTCTGGGGGCCGGCTACGCCCTGCTGCGCCACGGCGAAACCGCCAGGCGGCGCTGGCTCGTCCTGGCCAATACCGCCATGTTCCTGGCTTTTTGCCATTTCGAGGCCTTTGTCGCCTATCTGCCCGTCCTGGCCGGCATCGTCTTTTTGACCGGTCGCGGCCGACTGCGGCATCGTCTTGCCGCCTGTTGCGCCGCCTTTGCCGTGGTCCCCGTCTACGCCGGCATCTACCTCGGCTACCGGTTCACCCACCCCTCGGCCTATGACGGCAACGCCCTGGATCTTCAAAACCCCTTGCGGGTCCTTGAGACGGCCCTGGCTTACAGCCGAAGCGCCCTGCCGCTCGGGGCCTTTGACCTCAACCTCGAGTACATAAACCGCTTCCCCCAGGCCACCAGCCGCTACGTCCTGTCTTTTGGCCACTATCTGGCCGATCTGGCCGGCAACTGGCCGCGCTTTGACCCGGCCTGGATCGCCATGGGCCTCCTGGCCGGGGGGCTGACCGCTGTCTGCCTGCGCCGGGCCGAGGCCACCTTTCGGCCACGTTTCCTCGCCGTGGTCCTGGCCGTGTACGCCGTCGTCTGCCCCAATCTGCTGATCGCCCTGTCGCCCAAATATCAGGAACCGGCCGCCGGGGGATTGGCCTGGTATGTCACCTCGAATTTTTCCTTCTACGCCGTGGCCGTGCTCCTGGCCCTTGGCCTGCTGGCCGCCGCCGGCCGGCTGCCCGGGCGGCTGCGGCCGGCGGCCGCGACGCTTCTTGGCCTGTGCGTCGGCCTGACCGTCTTTGTAAACGCCTCGGTCAACGCCTCGGTGCGCGAAAGCAAGATCGCCGCGGCCGGACGCTGGCGCGTGGCCGAACTGGCCGCCCGCAGCCCGGCCCTGGAGGCGGTTCCGGACGGGGCCATCCTGGTGGCCCCGGACCTGTTTGCCGCCGTCAACGTGGAACTGACCGCCCCGGACTACTGGAGCGCCTATTTCGCCCACCGCACCGGGCGGACCTTGACCGTGCTCCCCGGCCTCCCCCCGACAGCCGGCCTGATCAGGCCGGCCGAACCGCCGGTCTATGTCTTGCGCCGCCTGTCCGCCCCGACCGCGACCGTGACCAGTCTGGCCCTGGGCCGGGTGTCGCGCCTCGGTCCGCCGGCCGCCGATCCCTACGCCAAAACCCCGGACGCGCCCCAGCTTCTGGCCGACGACGTCCTGGTGGTGGTGGACGGGGCCAACCAGCTCCTCGACATTTTCTATCGCGACGCCGCCGGCTGGCAGGTCGCGCCAGCCAGGGTGGGCGGACGGCTGGGTTCGTCCCAGACCCGTCTGGCCGGAGACGGCATCGCCCTGTCCTCCCTGGCCCTGCTGCCGGCCCGGACCATTGAAACCGGGGCCGTCTCGCCCCTGGAGCTGCGCTTTGGCCAGGGTTTTTCCGCCCCGGAGCGCGCGATCACGGGCGATGTGGTCTGGGCTGGTCAGACGGCCCAGGCGTCCCTGGACAATGCCGGCCCGCTACCGGTCCGGGTGCGTCTGGCCGGTTCGGTCGTGGCCATGTCCCCGGTGCGTGTCCGGGTGAGCGCACCCGGGTTGGAAACCGTGCTCGACTGCACCGCCCGATCCACGCCCCTGACCCTGGAGCTGACCCTGCCCCCGGGGCGCAGCCGGCTGACGTTTGCCGCCGAGGGCGATACCGGCACAGCGGACAAACGCTTCGGCCTGCTCGGGCTGACCCTGCGCGCCGCACCCTGATACCTGGGAACACCGGCTCCACGGTTGCTGGAACGTCGCTCCGGCACTCCACGCCGGCTGGACCAAAGCCGCCCCGACCATGGATATAATCCTGACATATCAAGTTGTTAAAAAAATGGCCCGCCCTGGCACGGCTCCTGCTTATTGAAAGGCAAGAGACGCACAGGGAACCAAAACAACTTTACATACCAGGAGAACCGCCATGTTGACCGCCATCACCAATTTCATCCGCGACGAAGAAGGGGCCACGGCAGTTGAATACGGGCTTATGGCCGCTCTGATCGCCGCCGTCATCATCACCGCCGTCACCGCCGTCGGCACCAGCCTGTCCAAGCTGTTCGATGGAATCTCCACCTCCCTGACGGCCGCTGCCTCCTAAGTGCACTTGGCTTCGCGAAGCAAAAAGGCCGTCCCCGGCTACCGGGGACGGCCTTTTCCTTTGGAACGCGCCGCTTCTCCCGAGTTTCTCCCCCGTCCCCAAGAGCCGGCCATAGCCGGCAGCACCCACCCCACCCGCCCACGGCCGGGCAGCCGCAGCCGAGCCGCCCACAGCCGGGCTGGCAGGTCCGAGAAGGACCATACCAGGCCAACCGCTGCGCCTGGCCTGTCCTTTGGGCTCCATTTCTCGGGGAGCGGCTCAGGCCCGTTCCATCAATCCTGGAGCGAAAAGCCCGTCAGAATTATTATCCCTTGTATTTAAAGCATGTTAAGATGACCATCCAGATTGGCACAGCCTGTGCTTTCTCTTGGTTCAGAGACGCACGCAGGGAACCAAAGCAACTTTACATACCAGGAGAACCGCCATGTGACCGCCATCACCAATTTCATCCGCGACGAAGAAGGGGCCACGGCAGTTGAATACGGGCTTATGGCCGCTCTGATCGCCGCCGTCATCATCACCGCCGTCACCGCCGTCGGCACCAGCCTGTCCAAGCTGTTCGATGGAATCTCCACGTCCCTGACGGCCGCTGCCTCCTAAGCGCACTCGGCTTCGCGAAGCGAAAAGTCCGTCCCCGGCTACCGGGGACGGACTTTTCCTTTGGAACGCAGCCGTTTCACCCGAGTCCCCCTTCCCTTCCCAACAGCCGGCCATGGACGGCAGCCCCCAACCGTGTCCCCTCCCCGGCGGACAGCCCGGCCAAGCTGTCCGAGCCGCTGTCCCGGCGGCCTCGTCCGAGGAGGACCATACCAGGCCAACCGCTGCGCCTGGCCTGTCCTTTGGGCTCCATTTCTCGGGGAGCGGCCCAGGCCCGTTCCATCAATCCTGGAGCGAGAAGCCCGTCAAAATTATTATTCCATGTATTTAAAGCATGTTAAGACAACCATCCAGGTTGGCACAGCCTGTGCTTTCTCTTGATTCAGAGACGCACAGGGAACCAAAGCAACTTTACATACCAGGAGAACCGCCATGCTGACCGCCATCACCAATTTCATCCGCGACGAAGAAGGGGCCACGGCAGTTGAATACGGGCTTATGGCCGCTCTGATCGCCGCCGTCATCATCACCGCCGTCACCGCCGTCGGCACCAGCCTGTCCAAGCTGTTCGATGGAATCTCCACGTCCCTGACGGCCGCTGCCTCCTAAGCGCACTCGGCTTCGCGAAGCGAAAAGTCCGTCCCCGGCAGCGGGGACGGACTTTTGTTATGGAGCGTACGCCTCTTCGCGTCACCTCCCCCGGCCGGTCTAATTCCTGGAAATCGCCCCGGCATATTCCACTGTTTCTGGATTACCGCCTCAGGACGACCTGTATTCCGCCGGTTATCAAGGCGGTTACCAATTCCATTGCTTTGGCATGGCCTGTGCTATCGTCTCCCCAAAACCCTTCGGGGAGCACGTGCCCTTTCCGGTCGGGAGAAACGCCATGCCGCCAGCCATCACCAGGTTTATCCGGGACGAGACCGGGGCCACCGCAGTTGAATACGGACTCATGGTCGCTTTGATCTCCACGGCCATCCTCGTCGTCGTCACCGCCATCGGCGTCTCCATGGCCACGATCTACCAGCGCATCGCCGATACGATCAGCCCCTAACACCGGGACGTTGGCCCTTTCGCAGAGACAAACAACCGGCAACACGTCGGCATTCCGCGGCTTCCCCAAACAACGCACCCATTCCCCAAGAACTGCACCGGGCGAACGGCCGCTCCAGACAAAACGCCGTCCCCCTCAACGGGAGACGGCCTTTTCGTTTGCCGGGAAAGGCCCCTTTTGGCATTCTGGGTTCAAAGGAGCCTGACTTTGAACGCCAACACCCACCTCCGCATCAATCCCGACCTGTGCGGCCGCCCCATATCCCTGGCCCCGGGGCAGGCCGTGGCGCGGCTGACCGCCACGACGGCCATGGCCGCCGACGACCGGGGCCTGGTCCACGGCGGCTTTGTCTTCGGCCTGGCCGACTATGCCGCCATGCTGGCGGTCAATGATCCCCTCGTGGTGCTCGGCGCGGCCGACATCCGGTTCACCGCCCCGGCGATTGTCGGCGATGAGCTTGAGGCCGAGGCCACGGTGCGGGAGACCGCCGGCAAAAAGCGTCTGGTGGATGTCGTGGTGCGCCGGGAAGCCGAAACCGTGCTGACCGGCAGTTTCACCTGTTTTGTCCCGGCTGCCCACGTCCTTAGCCGCTGAGAACCCTCCAAGGAGCCCGCATGAGCTTTACCGTTCACACCCCTTCCCCCGCGACCGAAGAGCCGCAGTTCGACTGCATGTTCTGCGACAAGCCGGCCCTTGTCTCCTCCGAGGCGGCCCGGACCGAAACCAGCCGGACGGTGGAGGTCTTTTGCCGTCACTGCGGCGCCAGAAAGACCGTGGCCACGCAAAAAAACAGCGACAACACCCAATGGGAACTGGCGGACTGATCCCGGCTCCCGCCCAAGGCGACCGGCCCCGGCCCAACACCCGGCAGCTGAGGGCATACCTCCCGGACGGTTCCCGGTCTGGAAAGAAGGGGGCAAAAAAAAGCGGGGCGTCGCCCCGTCCTTGCGGCCCCGGACCCTGCGGGAATCCTGGCAGGGAGACGCGCCCGGCGTTCCAGGCCAAGGCCCCCTGTGCCGCCGCCTTCCATTCCCACGGACTGCAGGGACCGGTCTCCCAAAGGCCCGCCTCCAGCCCTCAATAACGAAGTCCGGATGCCCCGCCCGCACTCGGCGCATCCGGACCCGTGTGGGATTGGGGACGCTGTTACTGGCCGTCCAACAGCAGGGCAGGGCCGGCGATCGACGAGGCCATGGCCGGCAACGTCATGTTCACGTTGCCGAGAACGCCGCCCCCGGACGTGGCAATGCCGACAGCCTGGGCACAGGTCGACACCCCGGTCGTACCGTTCCAATACTGGTCCAGAAACCGCTGGCTGGTGGCGGCAGCCTTCGTGCCGACATAGACGCTGCCGGCCGGCAGTCCATACATCGAATAGGTGCCGTCATACAGGGACAAGCCTGTGGCGAGGTATGCACCGTCTGCGCAGGCGCTTGCAGCCTTGGCCCAAACAGAAATACAACCCAGCCCGACGTTGCCGGTCTTGGTGAGCCTGCCGCGAATGATCTCGCCATGGGGCATCGTCAGGTTGACGCCGCTGGCGGGCGTTGCGGCCGCTACGGGCACGGCCTGGGCAGCGGAGCAGGAGCCGGAGCCTGTTCCCCCGTTATACCAGGTTATGGCCTGGTCGCTGCGACGTAGAGCCGGACTCGTTGTCACGTAGGCCGTGCCGACCGGCACGCCGCGCAGGGTGTACGTTCCATCCAGATAGCTGATGGCGGATGCGCCAAACGAAAGAGCCGTTGTGGGACAGGCCTGATCGGTTGCCGTGACAATGACGCCGTACAGAGGCTTGTTGTCGGAACCAAGCACGGTGCCGGCAATGGTTCCGCCCACGGGCAACGGCACATCAATCCCGGAAACCGTCTGCCCGGCAACAACAGGGATGACCAGGGAGTCCTGGCTCGTGGCCGCCGCCCCGGTCGCGCTCTTCCACATGGGGACATAGGTCCCGCCGCTCCCGTACACATGGGCCTTGCCCGTCGGTATCCCGACAAGGGTGTAGACGCCGTTTGCGTCGGTGGTGGCTGTCGCGGCCTGGGCCATGGAGCAATCCGTTTCCACTGCGGCCATGACCCCCATCCCAGACAGGCCGTTCAGGTTGCTGTCTGTGATCTTCCCGGTAATGGTCCCGCCCTGGGCCAGCTGCATATTGATGCCCGAAACAGTGGTCGACGGCGAGACCGTCAGGGGCCGGGCATTGGCCGGGCCGAACACGCCACCTGAACCATTCCACCAGGCAGGCACCGCATTGATGCCGGACGAGGCGCTGTTGGCTTCGATAAACACCTGCCCGGGGACACCAGAGAGGGTATAGACGCCACTGGGATTGGTGGTCGTTGAGGTGAAGCTGCTAATGGAATTCACGGGGGCCTCGGCATAGGCCCGGATGCTCATACCAGACAAGGGTGAGCCGTTGTGGTCGACTATGGCGCCGGTCACGGTGCCGCCAGCTTCAAGGACAAAGTCCACGCCGCCAACCGGAGTCGCCGTGGTCACGGAAACGCCTGTGGCCCGGTAGCGGTTCAGGTCGCCCACGCCGCCATCCCACCATTTGCGCACGAAGTTCTGGGAATTGGCCGTGCCGTTGGCATAGAGCAGGGCATAGCCCAAGGGCACGCCGCTGATCGTATAGGTGCCATTGGAGGCTGTAGTGGCCTGATTGATATAGTAGCCCTGAGCGTCGTAGGCCTGGACGGCAATACCACTCAAGGGGTTGGCAGAAACACCATTGACAGTACCGGAAATAGATCCGCCGAGCTGCATGGAGAAATTTGTTCCAGACACTGTTGAGCCGGAACTTACAGCCACAGGCACGGCACTGGAGCAATTAAAATTCCCGGTTGCATCATCTCCCCACAGGGGGATGTATATCCGAGTATTGTAATAATATGCTCTAATAAAATAGCTTTCATTCCCTGGAACAACCAACGAATACTCACCAGATTGATTCGTGTATGCGCTAGCGACGTTATTTGTCTGACCACACGGCGATCCAGTGAATGCATAAACGCTCATATTTGCCAAAGCACTGCCATTAGGCGCCTTGACCGTCCCGGTAATTTTACCGCCAAGGCTAAGCGAGAACTCAATGCTGGACGTCTGGTTGACAGACACTCCAATACCAAGAGCGCCACTACAGTTCGTAGTGCCACTTCCCGCGTTCCACCAGGGCAGGATATAGGACAAGCTGGAATCGTTCGTCCACGGTTTGGCATACACGGTCCCCGGAGGCACGCCATACGCCGTCAGCTCGTTGCTGCCTTGCGTGGCCGGATAACTCGGCAGATTCTGGGTATTGCAGGCAGCTCCGGGATAGAGCAGCAGTCCCAAATTATTAACTGCTGCTCCGGCTGTGTCCTTGAACGTAGCCTTGACTGTCCCGCCGGCCAACAGTTGCATATTGATGTTTGTGGCCGGAGTGCTGCTGACCACTGTCACGGCGACGGAGTCATTGTAGTTGGTGCTTCCGGATACACCGTCCCAATACATCCACTGATAGTTCTTCTCGGCAGTGGCCCCGGACGACTGAATGTAGACAGTTCCTTCCGGAACGCCCGTCATCGTAAAGCTGCCATCCGAGTTTGTCAGCACTGAAGCGATGGGATTACCCCCACCCATTTGTTTCGATGCGTAGGCAGTGACAGAATAACCCGCGATTGGGTTATTTCCAACGTCCATCAAGTGACCTGAAATAGTCCCTGTCCCTGCCATGGCCAGGGTGAAACATAAAAATACCATAACAAAAAACAAGAGAAATGTTCTCAGATACTGCATTAGTTTCCCTCTCTTCAAGTAAATGGCCGCGACTTTGATGTGCGCATCAAAAAAAACATCACTAGTTTGATGAGACAATAAACAGACAAACTTCACAACAAAGTGAACTATTTGCCGCAGACAACGGTCGACGTCAACCAGGAAGAACCGTCTGACAATGTCGCCATCCTCAGACAAGGATTCACCAAAAGGGTACGGCAAAATAGAATTGGCAGCATTACGCCGATCATCAAACCGCTTTCTGCTATAGCACAATACAAATTGGAATACAGACCGCAAATCGAATGCTCCACTGTCTACCAGCATGGAATATTGACCCCCTTGAGGGCGAAATCAGCGTCGAAAATTGACCCCCTTGGCAGCCCCCTTAGATGTCTCGGATCACCAGAGATACAAGGGGTACCGCGAGGAGATGCTGATAGTGGAGACGATCAAAAAGGTCCGGCTGGCGGCGCGACGCGATGGAAAATCCATTAAGCAGATTGCACGAGAACTGAGGTTATCCAAGGATACCGTTCGGAAGATCCTCCGAGAGGATGTCCTTAAGCTACACTACGAACGCCGTATCCAGCCAAGGCCCATGCTTGGCGCGTTTATTCCGTCCTTGGAGAAACGGCTTGTTGAGGATAAGGTCTTCCACAAAGACAGCAGCATTCTGCAAAACGACTTTACGAGGAGATCAAGCAAGAAGGCTACGCTGGTTCCTATGACAATGTGCAACGCTACGTCAGGGCATGGCGACGTGAACAGCAACTTTTGACGAACCAAGCTTTCGTTCCCTTGGTTTTCTCGCCTGGAGAAGCGTTTCAATTCGATTGGAGCCATGAGGACATCCTGCTCGGCGGATTGCCGGCGCGGGTGAAGGTGGCGCATGTCCGGCTCTGCTACAGCCGGCTGTGTTTTGTCGTCGCCTACCCTCGAGAAACCCAGGAGATGGTTTTCGACGCCCACATGCGGGCTTTCGAGTTCTTCGGCGGCGTCACGCGGCGCGGCATCTACGACAACATGAAGACTGCCGTGAAGAAGATCCTCATCGGCAAGGATCGGGACTTCAACGAGCGCTTTGAACAGTTCTGTTCCCACTACCTGTTCGAGCCGGTGGCCTGCACGCCAGCCGCCGGCAGGGAGAAAGGCCAGGTGGAACGGCAGGTCGGCCTGGTCCGGGAACAGTTCTTCACGCCCCGACTGGCCGCAAAGGATTTTGTGGAACTCAATGAAATCCTGCGCGGAAAGTGTCTCGAACAGGCCCGAACCCGTCGCCATTCGACCCAGCAGGACAAGCTGATCATGGAGGCGTTTGCCGAGGAACGACGGCATCTCCTGGCGGTCCCCCGTCCCTTCGACGGGTATGCCGCTGATGAAGCTCGCGTTTCACGCACCTCCCTGGTGCGCTACGACCGCAACCACTACAGCGTCCCTGTCAGCGAGGTCGGTCGGACCGTCACGGTTCGCGCTTATGCAGACAAGATAAAAATCATCAGCCAGGGAAAGGTGATAGCTTTCTATGACCGTCAGCAAGGACGTGGGCATAAGCCTGCTTTCCCAGGAAGGAAAACGTCCGGAGGAGGCAGTGGTCGTCCTGCCGCAAAAACTGATGCTCAACCAGGAGCCGGTGGCCGATTGCGCCCGCTACGACAAACTGCTGCAGGAGGCTCGCCATGTCGCGTAGCGCCATCCTGGAGCATCTGCGGGAACTCAATCTGGCTGGCATGCTCGCTGGATACAAGGAGCTGCTCGATCGGCCGGGGCCGGTCACCGTGGAACAGGCGTTGCTGGAACTCCTGGAAGCTGAAACCGCGCAACGACGGTTACGGGCTATCCGCTACCAACTCGGCCAAGCCCGGTTTCCTGTCTGCAAGGACCTTGATTCCTTTGCCTTTGCCGCGTCACCCGTCGATGAACTCCACATCCGCTCCCTATATGAAGGAAGCTTCCTGGAAGCCCGCAAGAACATCGTTTTCGTCGGCGGTACGGGCACCGGCAAGACGCACTTGGCCATAGCCATCGCCGGCCAAGCGGTCCGGAATGGCGCGCGCGCCAGGTTCTTCAACCTCGTGGAGACCTCGCCAACCTTCTGGAACAGGAGAAGCTTGCCGGCAAGGGCGGACGCCTAGCCAACCAGCTGTGCCGAACGGATATCGTCGCGCTCGACGAGCTCGGCTATCTGCCGTTTTCCCGCGTGAGCGCCCAACTGCTGTTTCACCTGCTCTCAAAGCTCTACGAACGGACTTCGGTCCTGGTGACGACCAACCTGACCTTTGGCGAGTGGGGCCAAGTCTTTGGCGACGCCAAGATGACTACGGCACTCTTGGACCGGGTGACGCATCACTGCGAGATCATCGAGACCGGCAACGACAGTTGGAGGCTCAAACACAGAAGCCAATAGGCTCCCCCTCCCCCCCCCCCCCCCCCCCGACCACGAGGAGAAGTCATGACGCTCAATTCGAGGGGGTCAAAATTGGACGCTGATTGGGGGTCATGTTTCGGTGCTGTTTGACATTTTTGGGCACAGCGGGCAATGCCGACATTACCACCGAACTGCTGACGTGAGGACAGTTCGGGCCTTGTCCATCTCGTCCGCTTTGGGTCAAAATTCTGGTCGCATTCCAGAACGGTCTCTCCCTTCACAAGCCAGGAGCGCAGAATGTTAGCGAGGATACTGATTGCTACAGCGTTGACCGCGATGGTTTTGACTCCTGCCTCGGGCATACAGGCCAAAACCAGATCGGGCTTGACTCCAGCGCCCCCAGCACACCCTGCAGCCCGCCCTACGGAGGAAGGATACGCGGGTTCGCAAAGCTGCAGGCCGTGCCACGAGAAGTTCTATGAACTCTGGTCCACGTCTATGCATGGACTGGCAATGCAGCCATACACCACCGCATTTGCTGGTGCGAAAATTACTCCACAAAAGGATCCTATTTCTATTAATGAAATACAATACCAAGTGGATCTATCGGAAGGTGTCGTCGTCGAAACTATCCCCGAAGGCCAAACGAAATACCCAATAAAACACGTCATCGGCGGGAAAAATGTGTTTTACTTCCTCACACCTCTTGAGAAAGGGAGACTCCAGACCCTTCCCGTGGCCTACGATGTCAACAAGAAGGAGTGGTTCGATACGGCTTCCAGCGGCATGCGGCATTTTCCAGGAGGAGAGCGGGCCCAGGTCGTCAATTGGAAGGAATCCCCCTACACCTTCAATACCGCCTGCTACAGCTGCCACGTGAGCCAACTCTCGACCAACTACGATTTTACAACCGACACCTACCATACGACGTGGGCCGAACCAGGTATCAACTGTGAAACCTGCCACGGCCCCTCGGCAGAGCACAACAAGATAGCCAAGGCTACACCGAAAGGGCAGCCCTTGACGGATTTGCGGCTCATCAGCACCAAGACCATGACCACACAGCAGCGCAACGACCTGTGTCTTAGCTGTCACGCGAAGGCAAGGCCGCTGACCATCGAGTATCAACCCAAAGAGCTGTTCCTTGACCATTTTGATGTGGTCACTTTGGAAGACCCGGATTACTATCCAGACGGACGGGACCTTGGAGAAAACTACACCTACACGTCATGGAGCATGAGCCCCTGTGTCAAGTC
This sequence is a window from Desulfovibrio sp. TomC. Protein-coding genes within it:
- a CDS encoding Flp family type IVb pilin; translated protein: MPPAITRFIRDETGATAVEYGLMVALISTAILVVVTAIGVSMATIYQRIADTISP
- a CDS encoding carboxypeptidase-like regulatory domain-containing protein; protein product: MLVDSGAFDLRSVFQFVLCYSRKRFDDRRNAANSILPYPFGESLSEDGDIVRRFFLVDVDRCLRQIVHFVVKFVCLLSHQTSDVFFDAHIKVAAIYLKRGKLMQYLRTFLLFFVMVFLCFTLAMAGTGTISGHLMDVGNNPIAGYSVTAYASKQMGGGNPIASVLTNSDGSFTMTGVPEGTVYIQSSGATAEKNYQWMYWDGVSGSTNYNDSVAVTVVSSTPATNINMQLLAGGTVKATFKDTAGAAVNNLGLLLYPGAACNTQNLPSYPATQGSNELTAYGVPPGTVYAKPWTNDSSLSYILPWWNAGSGTTNCSGALGIGVSVNQTSSIEFSLSLGGKITGTVKAPNGSALANMSVYAFTGSPCGQTNNVASAYTNQSGEYSLVVPGNESYFIRAYYYNTRIYIPLWGDDATGNFNCSSAVPVAVSSGSTVSGTNFSMQLGGSISGTVNGVSANPLSGIAVQAYDAQGYYINQATTASNGTYTISGVPLGYALLYANGTANSQNFVRKWWDGGVGDLNRYRATGVSVTTATPVGGVDFVLEAGGTVTGAIVDHNGSPLSGMSIRAYAEAPVNSISSFTSTTTNPSGVYTLSGVPGQVFIEANSASSGINAVPAWWNGSGGVFGPANARPLTVSPSTTVSGINMQLAQGGTITGKITDSNLNGLSGMGVMAAVETDCSMAQAATATTDANGVYTLVGIPTGKAHVYGSGGTYVPMWKSATGAAATSQDSLVIPVVAGQTVSGIDVPLPVGGTIAGTVLGSDNKPLYGVIVTATDQACPTTALSFGASAISYLDGTYTLRGVPVGTAYVTTSPALRRSDQAITWYNGGTGSGSCSAAQAVPVAAATPASGVNLTMPHGEIIRGRLTKTGNVGLGCISVWAKAASACADGAYLATGLSLYDGTYSMYGLPAGSVYVGTKAAATSQRFLDQYWNGTTGVSTCAQAVGIATSGGGVLGNVNMTLPAMASSIAGPALLLDGQ
- a CDS encoding Flp family type IVb pilin — encoded protein: MTAITNFIRDEEGATAVEYGLMAALIAAVIITAVTAVGTSLSKLFDGISTSLTAAAS
- a CDS encoding PaaI family thioesterase, with the translated sequence MNANTHLRINPDLCGRPISLAPGQAVARLTATTAMAADDRGLVHGGFVFGLADYAAMLAVNDPLVVLGAADIRFTAPAIVGDELEAEATVRETAGKKRLVDVVVRREAETVLTGSFTCFVPAAHVLSR
- a CDS encoding Flp family type IVb pilin, which codes for MLTAITNFIRDEEGATAVEYGLMAALIAAVIITAVTAVGTSLSKLFDGISTSLTAAAS
- a CDS encoding SLC13 family permease: MFWIATAIFVAAYVVIVSEKINKTKVALFGAALTLATKVLTQHDAFHDVDLGVDWNVIFLLISMMIMVNIMTKTGVFQYVAVKSAKIGRGEPFAIMVIFAVVTAIASAFLDNVTTVLLLAPVTLLVAEELEIDPVPFLITEALASNIGGTATLIGDPPNIMIASKAGLDFMDFVIHLTPAIIVVMAAWMLAWKVIFGKRLTVGAAQKARILAMDERALIRDPALLKKSGAVLGLTILGFTLHGFLGFEPATVALLGAATLLLISGEDPQKIFEEVEWPTIFFFIGLFIIIGGTVKAGLIEVFSQKVIALTNPTKDSMFMLSMVMVWFSGIASAIVDNIPFVATMNPLLAELADKVLGPATGLSGPALYTHPTMLPVWWALSLGACLGGNGTAIGASANVIVVGLSEKSGHKITFGRFFKYGAPVTLGTIIISMGYIYLRYYVLGW
- a CDS encoding Flp family type IVb pilin, which codes for MLTAITNFIRDEEGATAVEYGLMAALIAAVIITAVTAVGTSLSKLFDGISTSLTAAAS